The Deltaproteobacteria bacterium genomic interval CCGAGACCATCGGCGACGACCTGAACCAGATCCGGGACAAGGCCCAGAAGGAGGGCAAGATCCCCGAGGGCAAGCATGTCATCGGGGCCCCCACGCCATCCTACGTCGGCTCCCACGTCACCGGATTCTCCAACATGGTCAAGGCCATGGCCGCGAACTTCGCCGAACGGACCGGCCGACGAAACGGCAAGGTGAACATCATCCCCGGCTGGGTCGAGCCCGCGGACATGGAGGAGATCCGCCGCCTAGCCTCCCTGGTGGGCGTGCCGGTCATCGTCTTCCCGGACACCTCGGGAGTCCTGAACGGCCCTCTGTCCGGCGAATACCGGATGTTCCCCCAGGGCGGCACCACGGTGGCCGAGCTCAAGGCCAGCGGCGACGCCGTCGGCACCCTGGCCCTGGGCGAATGGTGCTCGGCCGACGCGGCCCGCTGGCTGGACGCCAACCGCAAGGTGCCTTGCCGGATTCTGGACACGCCCCTGGGGCTGCGGGCCACGGACCGCTTCGTGGACGCCCTGCGCATCGTGGGCGGCACGACCGTGCCCGAGGATATCACCCGGGAACGGGGCCAGCTCGTGGACATGATTTCCGACACCCATCAATACCTCTACCACAAACGGGTGGCCCTGGCCGGAGACCCCGACCAGCTCATCGCCCTGGTCGAGTTCCTGGTCACCTTGGACATGATCCCGGCCTATGTGGTCACCGGCACGCCGGGCAAGGCCTTTGAGCAGCGCATCGCCGAACTGACCAAAGACCTGCCCACGCCCTGCCAGGTCCGGGCCAAGGGGGACCTGTTTCTGCTCCATCAATGGATCAAGAACGAGCCCGTGGACCTGCTCATGGGCAACACCTACCTCAAGTACGTGGCCCGGGACGAGGACATTCCCCTCATCCGATTCGGCTTCCCCATCCTGGACCGGGTCGGCCACCAGTACTTCCCCACCGTGGGCTACAAGGGCGGTTTGCG includes:
- the nifK gene encoding nitrogenase molybdenum-iron protein subunit beta yields the protein MLLRHTPKDLAQREALTINPAKTCQPIGAMYAALGIHGCLPHSHGSQGCCAYHRSALTRHYKEPIPAGTSSFTEGASVFGGQANLVQAIQNIFEVYGPEVIAVHTTCLSETIGDDLNQIRDKAQKEGKIPEGKHVIGAPTPSYVGSHVTGFSNMVKAMAANFAERTGRRNGKVNIIPGWVEPADMEEIRRLASLVGVPVIVFPDTSGVLNGPLSGEYRMFPQGGTTVAELKASGDAVGTLALGEWCSADAARWLDANRKVPCRILDTPLGLRATDRFVDALRIVGGTTVPEDITRERGQLVDMISDTHQYLYHKRVALAGDPDQLIALVEFLVTLDMIPAYVVTGTPGKAFEQRIAELTKDLPTPCQVRAKGDLFLLHQWIKNEPVDLLMGNTYLKYVARDEDIPLIRFGFPILDRVGHQYFPTVGYKGGLRLLEKILTAILDRKDRDDPEQSFELVL